In a single window of the Natronosalvus caseinilyticus genome:
- a CDS encoding protein sorting system archaetidylserine synthase (This PssA-like phosphatidyltransferase, along with a PssD-like decarboxylase, is required in Haloarchaea for the archaeosortase ArtA to replace the PGF-CTERM sorting signal with a C-terminal lipid anchor.) yields the protein MLPRFVGRLGIADAVTIANAGLGFVAVVVAFVDIRLAARLILLAAIADGLDGILARQYGGTAAGPYLDSLADVASFAIAPAVLAFVVVSDGLEIGFEAVSVELGVVTGVCALFVAMAVARLGLYTAYDTADDYTEGIQTTLAATIMGAAILAGHPVDDPWLVLAVTGAFCYLMVSRIRYPDLLARDALIMGVVHALAMLVPNVAGRTFPYALLTLGIAYMTLSPWFYWREEPAPVEERAAGVE from the coding sequence ATGCTGCCCCGGTTCGTCGGCCGACTCGGAATCGCCGACGCAGTGACCATCGCCAACGCGGGCCTCGGATTCGTCGCCGTCGTCGTCGCGTTCGTCGACATTCGTCTCGCCGCCCGGTTGATCCTGCTCGCGGCGATCGCCGACGGACTCGACGGCATTCTCGCGCGCCAGTACGGCGGGACGGCGGCCGGCCCCTACCTCGACTCGCTGGCTGACGTGGCCTCCTTCGCCATCGCGCCCGCCGTGCTCGCGTTCGTCGTCGTCAGCGACGGACTCGAAATCGGCTTCGAGGCAGTGTCCGTCGAACTCGGCGTCGTCACTGGCGTCTGTGCGCTGTTCGTCGCGATGGCCGTCGCCCGCCTCGGCCTCTACACGGCCTACGACACGGCCGACGACTACACCGAGGGCATCCAGACGACGCTCGCGGCGACGATCATGGGCGCGGCGATCCTGGCCGGCCACCCCGTCGACGACCCCTGGCTCGTCCTCGCCGTCACCGGCGCGTTCTGTTACCTGATGGTTTCGCGGATTCGCTACCCCGACCTGCTGGCTCGAGACGCGCTCATCATGGGCGTCGTGCACGCGCTGGCCATGCTCGTCCCGAACGTCGCGGGCCGGACGTTCCCCTACGCCCTGCTCACGCTCGGCATCGCCTACATGACGCTGAGCCCGTGGTTCTACTGGCGCGAGGAACCTGCCCCGGTCGAGGAGCGTGCCGCTGGTGTGGAGTAG
- a CDS encoding KEOPS complex subunit Pcc1, with translation MTETEPNATRRATIRTRLAVDSATIAAAIAPDNTSEMATRLESADDESTAIVTRIERETTGSLHSTVDDYVVNLDVATDVATVAQHGRTNDTDTNTQ, from the coding sequence ATGACGGAGACCGAGCCGAACGCGACACGACGAGCGACGATTCGGACGCGACTGGCGGTCGATTCCGCGACGATTGCGGCAGCCATCGCTCCGGACAACACGTCGGAGATGGCGACGCGACTCGAGTCGGCTGACGACGAGTCGACGGCCATCGTCACGCGAATCGAACGCGAGACGACGGGTAGCCTCCACTCGACGGTCGACGATTACGTCGTCAATCTGGACGTCGCGACGGACGTTGCGACAGTGGCACAGCACGGACGAACGAACGACACAGATACCAACACACAATGA
- a CDS encoding 30S ribosomal protein S15 has product MARMHTRRRGTSGSDKPAADEPPEWSDVDAEKIESRVVELAEQGHDPSQIGLKLRDEGVTGTPIPDVKLATGKKVTEILEENDAKSDLPEDLHNLMERAIRLREHVEANPQDAQNKRALQNTESKVRRLVSYYRGTEIDPDFAYSYDAAVELLEE; this is encoded by the coding sequence ATGGCACGAATGCACACCCGCCGCCGTGGCACGTCCGGTTCGGACAAGCCGGCGGCAGACGAACCACCGGAGTGGAGCGACGTCGACGCCGAGAAGATCGAATCTCGCGTCGTCGAACTGGCAGAGCAGGGGCACGATCCGAGTCAGATCGGCCTCAAACTTCGCGACGAGGGCGTCACGGGAACGCCAATCCCGGACGTCAAGCTGGCGACCGGGAAGAAGGTCACCGAGATCCTCGAGGAGAACGACGCGAAAAGCGACCTCCCCGAGGACCTCCACAACCTGATGGAGCGAGCGATTCGACTGCGCGAGCACGTCGAAGCGAACCCGCAGGACGCCCAGAACAAGCGCGCCCTGCAGAACACCGAATCGAAGGTTCGACGCCTCGTCTCGTACTACCGCGGGACGGAGATCGACCCCGACTTCGCGTACTCCTACGACGCGGCCGTCGAACTGCTCGAGGAGTAG
- a CDS encoding exonuclease: protein MTMEGRATVDSSASSVSAPALERLESADFVRIVTRADGDGLAAAGLLARTLTDRETPFQVAVGETIGERTARLQPSDDRTPGTVSVVIGPHDADVDADGDADATDAVSLETETRPATLAAAELARDLEGSPDPVLTLAGTIAAGIEPGAGESEWVLESALESDRLERRPGVGVPTADVVDGLTASMGCLAPWSGDEGAVADALEGLGVDITIDGDDNGNGDSDAIGPDSDPELDPNTHRTIGSAVALDVVGDDDASEHAATAVGRFLHPYAITDGRPFATLEGYADVLEATAALEAGTGVALAMGHEARTPALEAWRTCGRRVHAAIDDASAGRYDGLFVVDVGDAPVRPAARLVLAYRSPEPAVLALGDGTAALATRDASGFGPTLEAAARDLEIGAAYDVGRRGGTLRYGDRELDDETVIAAVREHL, encoded by the coding sequence ATGACGATGGAAGGTCGCGCCACGGTCGATTCGTCCGCCTCGTCGGTATCGGCACCGGCGCTCGAGCGACTCGAGAGTGCCGACTTCGTCCGCATAGTCACGCGGGCGGACGGCGACGGACTGGCCGCGGCCGGCCTTCTCGCTAGAACCCTCACCGACCGCGAGACACCGTTCCAGGTGGCGGTTGGCGAGACGATCGGCGAGCGGACAGCGCGCCTGCAGCCGAGCGACGATCGCACGCCGGGAACGGTGTCGGTCGTGATTGGGCCGCACGACGCCGACGTTGACGCTGACGGCGACGCCGACGCAACGGACGCCGTCTCCCTCGAGACCGAGACCCGCCCGGCGACGCTCGCCGCGGCCGAACTCGCCCGCGACCTCGAGGGCTCGCCCGACCCCGTGCTCACCCTCGCCGGAACGATCGCCGCCGGGATCGAACCCGGTGCTGGCGAGTCCGAGTGGGTGCTCGAATCGGCTCTCGAGAGCGATCGACTGGAGCGACGACCCGGCGTCGGCGTTCCGACTGCGGACGTCGTCGACGGCCTCACCGCCTCGATGGGCTGTCTCGCGCCCTGGTCGGGTGACGAGGGCGCTGTGGCGGATGCACTCGAGGGACTCGGAGTCGACATCACCATCGACGGTGACGACAACGGCAATGGCGACAGCGACGCTATCGGCCCGGACTCGGACCCGGAGCTTGACCCGAACACCCACCGAACGATCGGCTCGGCCGTCGCCCTCGACGTCGTGGGCGACGACGACGCCAGCGAGCACGCCGCGACGGCAGTCGGGCGATTCCTTCACCCGTACGCGATCACCGACGGCCGGCCGTTCGCCACGCTCGAGGGCTACGCGGACGTCCTCGAGGCGACGGCAGCGCTCGAGGCCGGAACCGGCGTGGCCCTCGCGATGGGCCACGAGGCCAGAACGCCTGCTCTCGAAGCCTGGCGGACCTGTGGACGACGTGTCCACGCGGCCATCGACGACGCGTCGGCTGGTCGGTACGACGGCCTGTTCGTCGTCGACGTCGGTGACGCGCCGGTCCGACCGGCGGCCCGTCTCGTGCTCGCCTACCGATCTCCCGAGCCTGCCGTACTCGCGCTTGGAGACGGGACGGCAGCGCTCGCGACGCGGGACGCCAGCGGCTTCGGGCCGACGCTCGAGGCCGCCGCTCGCGACCTCGAAATCGGCGCGGCGTACGACGTGGGTCGGCGTGGCGGAACGCTGCGGTACGGCGACCGCGAGCTTGACGACGAAACGGTCATCGCGGCAGTGAGGGAGCACCTATGA
- a CDS encoding cupredoxin domain-containing protein has product MHRRVYLATAGSAALAGLAGCTVVGDVGEQVFGEPEYDIGMTRNEFLPAEYETTVGEPVVWKNTSESIHTITAIEGRLPDEAEYFATGGYDDQESAEDAWHDNHGGAIGIRETYEYTFEVPGTYHYICVPHVGGGMVGRVVVTE; this is encoded by the coding sequence ATGCACCGGCGCGTTTACCTCGCCACGGCTGGCAGCGCAGCCCTGGCGGGGCTCGCGGGCTGTACGGTCGTCGGGGACGTTGGCGAACAGGTCTTCGGCGAACCCGAGTACGACATCGGGATGACCCGAAACGAGTTCCTCCCCGCCGAGTACGAGACGACCGTCGGCGAACCCGTCGTCTGGAAGAACACGAGCGAGTCGATCCACACCATCACCGCGATCGAGGGAAGGCTGCCCGACGAGGCCGAGTACTTCGCGACCGGGGGCTACGACGATCAGGAATCGGCCGAGGACGCCTGGCACGACAATCACGGTGGCGCAATCGGCATTCGAGAGACCTACGAGTACACGTTCGAGGTTCCCGGGACCTATCACTACATCTGCGTTCCTCACGTTGGCGGCGGCATGGTCGGCCGCGTCGTCGTTACCGAGTGA
- a CDS encoding 30S ribosomal protein S3ae, translated as MSERSVSRAKQEKRWYTVLAPEQFDRAELGETPADEPEQVYDRTIETTLGELTNNASENNTKLTFQVNDVGSDAAYTEFKEHSLARDYLRSLVRRGASKIEAYVTVLTTDDYRLQIQPVAFTTKKADASQEKAIRQQMVQMVEEAAADRTFEELIDSIVEGRLSSAIYGESKTIYPLRRVEIQKTTLEAHPEEVAEEEATAVDVDEEDVAVDE; from the coding sequence ATGAGCGAACGATCAGTTTCACGCGCGAAACAGGAGAAGCGGTGGTACACCGTGCTCGCCCCGGAGCAGTTCGACCGGGCGGAGCTCGGCGAGACCCCCGCCGACGAACCCGAACAGGTCTACGACCGAACCATCGAAACGACGCTCGGCGAACTCACGAACAACGCCAGCGAGAACAACACGAAGCTCACCTTCCAGGTGAACGACGTCGGTAGCGACGCCGCGTACACGGAGTTCAAAGAGCACTCGTTGGCTCGCGACTACCTGCGCTCGCTGGTCCGCCGTGGCGCCTCGAAAATTGAGGCCTACGTCACGGTCCTGACGACCGACGACTACCGTCTCCAGATCCAGCCGGTCGCCTTCACGACGAAGAAGGCCGACGCGAGCCAGGAGAAGGCCATCCGCCAGCAGATGGTTCAGATGGTCGAGGAGGCTGCCGCTGACCGGACCTTCGAGGAACTCATCGACAGCATCGTCGAGGGGCGACTCTCCTCGGCGATCTACGGCGAGTCGAAGACGATCTACCCGCTTCGACGCGTCGAGATCCAGAAGACGACGCTCGAGGCTCACCCCGAAGAAGTCGCCGAAGAGGAGGCGACCGCGGTCGACGTCGACGAAGAAGACGTCGCCGTCGACGAGTAG